One Proteinivorax tanatarense DNA segment encodes these proteins:
- a CDS encoding BMC domain-containing protein, producing the protein MEFKIIKSPSSGTIEILTKRLGQKEVEHIDNIDAIGLVQGRMIDMICAADIAEKSNKVLVSDVRGSCPQNMIMIAIFGDTASVESAVSEIKCKVEKGKIIC; encoded by the coding sequence ATGGAATTTAAAATAATAAAATCACCGTCCAGCGGAACCATAGAAATCTTGACCAAAAGATTAGGTCAAAAAGAAGTGGAACACATAGATAACATAGATGCCATTGGCTTGGTACAAGGCAGAATGATTGATATGATTTGTGCTGCTGACATAGCGGAGAAATCCAATAAAGTTTTGGTTTCAGATGTAAGGGGAAGTTGTCCACAAAATATGATAATGATAGCTATCTTTGGAGATACCGCCTCTGTAGAGTCAGCGGTTTCGGAAATCAAATGTAAAGTAGAAAAGGGGAAAATAATATGTTAA
- a CDS encoding BMC domain-containing protein gives MPKAIGMVEFTSIAKGMYVADQMVKISNVDIVTSGSACPGKYNAIVHGDVASVEDSVKLGEDLAEEFLVDSILIPNVDSKIFPAITGATMPEKVQAIGIIECFSQANMIYAADAILKVADLEPIEIRLGNGLGGKSYFTFTGDVAAVQTGVEAGKAASKDQGLLLNVEVIPSPSEALVASLF, from the coding sequence ATGCCAAAAGCCATAGGCATGGTTGAGTTTACAAGCATTGCAAAAGGCATGTATGTAGCAGATCAAATGGTCAAGATCTCCAATGTAGATATAGTTACATCTGGCTCTGCTTGTCCTGGAAAATACAATGCCATTGTTCATGGAGATGTAGCGTCAGTTGAGGATTCAGTAAAACTTGGTGAAGACTTAGCTGAAGAATTTTTAGTTGATTCGATATTAATTCCTAATGTTGACTCCAAGATATTTCCGGCGATAACCGGTGCTACAATGCCTGAAAAAGTTCAAGCAATTGGAATAATAGAGTGTTTCTCTCAAGCGAATATGATATATGCAGCTGATGCCATACTTAAGGTGGCAGATCTTGAACCCATAGAAATTCGTTTAGGGAATGGGTTAGGTGGAAAATCTTACTTTACATTTACCGGCGATGTGGCTGCCGTTCAAACTGGTGTAGAAGCTGGGAAAGCAGCATCAAAAGATCAAGGTCTTCTTTTAAATGTAGAGGTAATACCTTCCCCATCTGAAGCTCTGGTAGCATCGTTATTTTAA
- a CDS encoding phosphate propanoyltransferase, whose product MDNQEAVLKLLEAVQAMSSGKEDKNLIPVGVSNRHVHLSQTDMDALFGQGYQLTKLKDLSQPGQYACKETVTLCGPKGAIEKVRILGPARSKTQVEVLASDGFKLGVAPQIRLSGDLQNTDGITLVGPKGSVQINEGLIVAQRHIHMSCQDAQNLGVQDGQIVSIEIEGLRGGTYDNVAIRATDNSSLECHLDTEEANSMGINSLSKVKIKNKNLGGM is encoded by the coding sequence ATGGATAATCAAGAAGCTGTCTTAAAGCTTTTGGAGGCAGTCCAAGCGATGTCCAGTGGCAAAGAAGATAAAAACTTGATTCCAGTAGGAGTTTCTAACCGTCATGTACACCTGAGTCAAACAGATATGGATGCTTTGTTTGGCCAAGGTTACCAACTGACAAAGTTAAAGGATTTATCTCAGCCGGGACAGTATGCCTGTAAAGAAACAGTTACCCTATGCGGACCTAAAGGGGCCATCGAAAAGGTTAGAATCTTAGGGCCTGCCCGCAGCAAAACTCAAGTAGAAGTGCTGGCATCAGACGGTTTTAAGTTGGGAGTTGCCCCACAGATAAGGCTGTCAGGCGATCTGCAAAACACCGATGGCATAACTTTGGTTGGACCTAAAGGTTCAGTTCAAATAAATGAAGGATTAATAGTGGCACAAAGACATATTCACATGAGCTGTCAGGATGCACAAAACCTAGGTGTTCAAGATGGTCAAATAGTTTCAATTGAGATCGAAGGCTTACGAGGTGGAACTTATGATAATGTAGCCATAAGAGCAACTGATAACTCATCACTAGAGTGTCATTTAGACACAGAAGAAGCAAATTCAATGGGCATCAATTCTTTATCTAAAGTTAAAATAAAAAACAAAAATTTAGGAGGAATGTAA
- a CDS encoding EutN/CcmL family microcompartment protein yields the protein MLTAKLVDSIWATRKADSLNGFKFMQAEVIGGSTKGQRLVVVDTIGAGIGDKVIVCTGSAARKLLGNDDIPVDAAVVGIIDEDCNV from the coding sequence ATGTTAACTGCTAAATTAGTTGATAGTATTTGGGCAACTAGAAAGGCAGATTCGCTAAACGGTTTTAAATTCATGCAGGCAGAAGTAATTGGTGGCAGCACAAAGGGACAACGTCTAGTTGTAGTAGATACCATAGGTGCCGGCATTGGAGATAAAGTTATTGTTTGTACAGGCTCAGCAGCTCGAAAATTATTAGGCAACGATGATATTCCAGTAGATGCAGCTGTTGTAGGTATAATCGATGAAGATTGCAATGTGTGA
- a CDS encoding acetaldehyde dehydrogenase (acetylating), translated as MENLDKDLRSVQEARDLAKRGKVATDQIADYTEEQINRILCNMVKVAKENAVRLAQMAVEETGFGKVEDKTYKNHMASVLLYDAIKDMKTIGVISEDSSKQVLDIAEPMGLLMGIIPSTNPTSTAIYKSIIAIKSRNGIVFSPHPAALKCTKEAVDLMHKAAVEAGAPSNIISTIVTPSIQATNELMKHEHISMILATGGPGMVKASYSAGKPALGVGAGNSPAYIERTANIQKAVSNILASKTFDYGTICSSEQSIIVEECNQAAVVAEFKKQGAYFMTEEETKRVCSLLFKNGHTMNAKFVGRSPQVIAQAAGISIPENTKVLIGEQQGVGDEYPLSYEKLTSVLAFYTVKDWVEACDLSIELLQNGIGHTMSIHTEDRDKVMKFAAKPASRILVNTGGTQGSTGGSTGLIPSFTLGCGTWGGSSTSENVSPTHLINIKRVAYGIKDCSTLAVEDPSFNYPELNDVANNKGVASVDTDNEKILKLVNELVSAMKGAS; from the coding sequence TTGGAAAACTTAGACAAAGATTTACGCTCGGTACAAGAAGCAAGGGACCTTGCTAAACGTGGCAAAGTAGCTACAGATCAAATTGCCGATTATACCGAAGAGCAAATAAACAGGATTCTATGTAACATGGTTAAAGTTGCAAAAGAAAACGCAGTTAGATTAGCTCAAATGGCTGTAGAAGAAACTGGTTTTGGTAAAGTTGAAGATAAAACATATAAAAATCACATGGCGTCAGTGTTACTTTACGATGCTATAAAGGACATGAAAACCATCGGAGTAATTAGCGAGGATTCAAGCAAGCAAGTGCTTGATATAGCTGAACCTATGGGGCTTTTAATGGGAATTATTCCTTCAACCAACCCAACTTCAACCGCCATCTATAAATCCATAATAGCAATAAAATCAAGAAACGGAATAGTTTTTTCTCCACACCCTGCAGCTCTTAAGTGCACAAAAGAAGCAGTAGACTTGATGCACAAAGCAGCTGTGGAAGCTGGTGCCCCAAGCAACATAATAAGCACCATAGTGACACCCTCTATTCAAGCGACAAATGAGCTGATGAAGCACGAGCATATTTCCATGATTTTGGCCACTGGTGGTCCAGGGATGGTTAAAGCTTCATATAGCGCGGGGAAACCTGCTCTTGGTGTTGGTGCCGGTAACTCACCAGCATATATCGAAAGAACTGCCAACATCCAAAAAGCAGTTAGCAATATTTTAGCAAGTAAAACCTTTGATTATGGGACAATCTGTTCTTCAGAGCAATCTATAATCGTGGAGGAGTGCAATCAAGCAGCAGTTGTAGCAGAATTTAAAAAACAAGGCGCATACTTTATGACTGAAGAAGAGACAAAAAGAGTTTGTAGTTTATTATTTAAAAACGGTCACACAATGAACGCTAAGTTTGTCGGACGAAGCCCTCAAGTCATAGCTCAAGCTGCAGGCATATCAATTCCTGAAAACACTAAAGTTTTAATTGGTGAGCAACAGGGTGTAGGAGATGAATATCCGCTATCATATGAAAAACTAACCTCAGTGCTAGCTTTTTATACCGTGAAAGATTGGGTAGAAGCTTGCGACTTAAGTATAGAACTTTTACAAAATGGTATAGGACATACAATGAGTATCCATACAGAAGATAGAGACAAAGTGATGAAATTTGCAGCAAAACCTGCATCTCGTATTTTAGTTAATACAGGGGGAACCCAAGGCTCAACAGGAGGAAGTACCGGACTTATACCATCATTTACTTTAGGTTGCGGTACGTGGGGTGGAAGCTCAACTTCCGAAAACGTTAGCCCAACCCATCTTATAAACATTAAAAGAGTTGCATACGGAATAAAAGATTGTAGCACTCTTGCTGTTGAAGATCCTAGCTTTAATTATCCTGAACTCAATGATGTAGCAAATAATAAAGGCGTTGCTTCTGTAGATACTGACAACGAAAAAATTCTTAAACTAGTAAATGAGTTAGTAAGCGCTATGAAGGGAGCTAGTTAA
- a CDS encoding 4Fe-4S dicluster domain-containing protein has protein sequence MNLLDMVREAGVIGAGGAGFPTHVKLETKADYILLNAAECEPLLRVDQQLMELNTDEILKGFELAARFVDAKKAIIGIKEKHKRVITRLEERVNALQLQDYIEIKKMPDFYPAGDEQVLVYELTNRIVPEGGIPIQVGCVVLNSETALNIYNASQGMSVTEKYITVTGDVPTPLTVKVLIGTPILEVLKLSGIHNFEDYAVIDGGPMMGPILENLDGFVTKKHKGFIILKKDHHLIKKKSLNTESAKRINKSACEQCRMCTDMCPRYLLGHSIQPHKMMRAINYSVTDIEGQKSAQLCCQCNLCELFSCQAGLYPKLTNLHYKEMLAKLNLRYKTTKTQLETRSMREYRRLPSKRLTIRLGLNKFDNEAPFTKTQLTAKTVAISTSQHVGAPAVPAVSVGDKVEVGQTIGKTPENSLGANIHASIAGEIIKIEKDLIVIRGE, from the coding sequence ATGAATCTTCTTGATATGGTGCGAGAAGCTGGTGTCATCGGAGCAGGAGGAGCTGGTTTTCCCACCCATGTAAAGCTTGAAACAAAAGCAGATTACATTCTTTTAAATGCAGCTGAATGTGAACCCTTGCTTCGAGTGGACCAACAATTAATGGAGTTGAACACCGATGAAATTCTAAAAGGATTTGAACTAGCTGCAAGGTTTGTGGATGCAAAAAAAGCCATTATCGGAATAAAAGAAAAGCATAAAAGAGTGATTACAAGATTAGAAGAGCGGGTAAATGCACTTCAACTTCAGGATTATATCGAAATAAAAAAAATGCCAGATTTTTACCCAGCAGGGGACGAGCAGGTGCTAGTATATGAGTTGACAAATAGAATAGTTCCTGAAGGAGGTATCCCCATACAAGTAGGATGTGTCGTGTTAAACTCCGAAACGGCGTTAAATATTTACAACGCTTCTCAAGGCATGTCAGTTACAGAAAAATATATTACAGTGACAGGGGATGTTCCTACTCCTCTAACGGTAAAGGTACTAATAGGCACACCGATATTAGAAGTTTTAAAGCTAAGCGGTATTCATAACTTTGAAGACTATGCAGTAATAGACGGCGGACCTATGATGGGACCTATATTAGAAAACCTCGATGGTTTTGTAACAAAAAAACATAAGGGATTTATAATTTTAAAAAAAGACCATCATTTGATAAAAAAGAAATCCTTAAATACAGAATCTGCAAAGAGAATAAACAAATCTGCTTGCGAACAATGCCGTATGTGTACTGATATGTGTCCTCGCTACTTGCTAGGGCATAGCATCCAACCTCATAAAATGATGAGAGCGATAAACTATTCTGTAACAGATATCGAAGGTCAAAAGTCTGCTCAACTTTGTTGTCAGTGTAATCTATGTGAACTATTTTCCTGCCAAGCAGGATTGTACCCAAAATTAACAAACTTGCACTACAAAGAAATGCTAGCGAAACTTAACTTAAGATATAAAACCACCAAAACTCAGCTTGAAACTCGTTCTATGAGGGAGTATCGCAGATTACCAAGCAAGCGGCTTACCATAAGACTTGGGCTAAACAAATTTGATAACGAAGCTCCTTTTACTAAAACACAACTAACAGCAAAAACTGTTGCAATTTCCACAAGTCAGCATGTAGGAGCGCCAGCGGTGCCAGCTGTTTCTGTAGGAGATAAAGTAGAGGTTGGTCAAACAATAGGTAAAACACCGGAAAACAGCTTAGGGGCTAATATACATGCTAGTATAGCTGGAGAAATTATTAAGATAGAAAAAGACTTGATTGTAATAAGGGGTGAGTAA
- a CDS encoding BMC domain-containing protein has translation MKYDALGMVETKGLVGAVEAADAMVKAANVSLVGKEQIGAGLVTVMVRGDVGAVKAATDAGAGAAERVGELISVHVIPRPHGEVEAILPEQKIIKE, from the coding sequence ATGAAGTACGATGCATTAGGAATGGTGGAAACTAAAGGTTTAGTAGGAGCAGTTGAGGCAGCAGACGCAATGGTAAAGGCAGCAAATGTATCATTAGTAGGAAAAGAGCAAATTGGAGCTGGACTAGTAACCGTTATGGTAAGAGGAGACGTTGGAGCTGTTAAAGCTGCAACTGATGCTGGAGCTGGAGCTGCAGAAAGAGTTGGAGAACTAATTTCAGTACATGTTATTCCACGCCCACACGGTGAAGTAGAAGCAATCCTTCCAGAACAAAAAATTATTAAAGAATAA
- a CDS encoding cobalamin adenosyltransferase: MKFITEKKLRDFYSKGSFDTFELGREERLTPGGRQFLLDRGIKIVDQFSRKSKTKRQNKKEKNVKENNKIKMLHYKSKSIQALFFLTAQELLQKDIILAQKVIDLSKCLPQLKNDNKQNTTIFTENENCPALNKDNFSEHVSDCIEITEFHIQLEKGREIIALHRLRCAVRELEQYVFELFEDGEQKQGIERNINQIANTLSQTICSIVGGTKCQKEN; encoded by the coding sequence ATGAAGTTTATAACGGAAAAAAAACTAAGAGACTTTTATAGCAAGGGTTCCTTCGACACTTTCGAGCTAGGGAGAGAAGAAAGGCTAACACCAGGAGGGCGTCAATTTTTATTGGACCGGGGCATTAAAATAGTTGACCAATTTAGCAGAAAAAGCAAAACCAAAAGACAAAACAAAAAAGAGAAAAACGTCAAAGAAAATAACAAAATTAAAATGTTGCACTACAAAAGCAAATCAATTCAAGCACTTTTTTTTCTAACAGCGCAAGAACTTTTGCAAAAAGATATTATTTTAGCTCAGAAAGTAATTGATTTAAGCAAATGTCTGCCACAGCTAAAAAATGACAACAAACAAAACACCACTATATTTACCGAAAACGAGAATTGTCCAGCGTTAAATAAAGATAATTTTTCTGAACATGTAAGTGACTGTATTGAAATCACTGAGTTTCATATCCAGCTAGAAAAAGGCAGGGAGATTATCGCTCTTCACAGACTACGTTGTGCCGTTAGGGAATTAGAGCAGTATGTTTTTGAGTTGTTTGAAGATGGCGAACAAAAGCAAGGAATTGAACGCAATATAAATCAAATAGCGAATACCCTATCCCAAACTATATGTTCCATTGTAGGAGGTACAAAATGTCAAAAAGAAAACTAA
- a CDS encoding BMC domain-containing protein — protein MGTYGENSMKRVIQESVPGKQVTIAHVIASPMQDIYERLGIDDKGAIGVLTITPYEVAIIAADIVTKSADVQIGFLDRFTGSLIITGDVQSVETALHSVNDTLQNLLGFTVAPITKS, from the coding sequence ATGGGAACTTATGGTGAAAATTCCATGAAAAGGGTTATTCAAGAATCAGTACCTGGCAAACAAGTAACAATAGCCCATGTAATCGCTTCGCCCATGCAGGATATTTATGAACGCTTGGGGATTGACGACAAAGGAGCTATTGGTGTGCTGACGATAACACCTTATGAAGTGGCAATAATTGCAGCAGATATCGTAACAAAAAGTGCTGATGTACAAATCGGTTTTTTAGATAGATTTACCGGATCTCTAATAATAACTGGGGATGTTCAGTCGGTGGAAACAGCACTTCATTCAGTAAACGATACACTACAAAACCTGCTAGGCTTTACCGTAGCCCCAATTACAAAATCATGA
- the eutJ gene encoding ethanolamine utilization protein EutJ yields the protein MSKRKLNYEHCNQLVQDFEKVVDSPIKSKTSVYYTGVDLGTACVVLSVLDENYKPVAGAYRYADVVRDGMVVDYIGAIKIVKDLKKQLEEKLNTELIYAAAAIPPGTDALDSGAVKNVVMGAGFELTNVLDEPTAANKVLNIENGAVVDIGGGTTGITILKDGKVIYVADDSTGGTHFSLVISGSYKMTFQEAEVYKRKSENHKELLPVLRPVVEKIASIINEHIKDFDVNEIYLVGGTCRLNGIEEIIEKKTGISTHKPQNPMFVTPLGIALSCTQEVIE from the coding sequence ATGTCAAAAAGAAAACTAAACTATGAACACTGTAACCAGCTGGTGCAAGACTTTGAAAAAGTGGTAGATAGCCCGATAAAAAGCAAAACCTCCGTTTACTATACAGGGGTAGACTTGGGGACAGCATGCGTTGTTTTATCGGTATTAGATGAAAATTATAAACCAGTAGCTGGAGCTTATAGGTACGCAGATGTAGTTAGAGACGGGATGGTCGTTGATTATATCGGGGCGATAAAGATTGTAAAAGATCTTAAAAAGCAGTTAGAAGAAAAGTTAAACACAGAGCTTATCTATGCAGCTGCAGCAATCCCACCAGGCACAGATGCCCTTGACTCAGGAGCAGTTAAAAACGTAGTGATGGGTGCAGGCTTTGAGCTGACAAACGTACTAGACGAACCTACAGCAGCTAATAAGGTTTTAAATATAGAAAATGGAGCGGTAGTCGACATCGGCGGTGGTACAACGGGTATTACCATACTAAAAGATGGCAAGGTGATTTATGTAGCTGACGATTCTACAGGGGGTACCCATTTCTCTTTGGTAATTTCCGGTTCTTATAAAATGACTTTTCAAGAAGCAGAAGTTTACAAAAGAAAATCAGAAAATCACAAAGAATTGCTACCGGTTTTAAGACCAGTAGTGGAGAAGATTGCTTCGATAATAAATGAGCACATCAAAGATTTTGACGTAAATGAAATATATTTGGTAGGTGGAACCTGTCGCCTAAATGGCATCGAAGAAATCATAGAAAAAAAGACAGGGATTTCAACCCATAAACCACAAAACCCAATGTTTGTTACTCCTTTAGGTATAGCACTTAGCTGTACTCAAGAAGTAATAGAGTAG
- a CDS encoding cupin domain-containing protein, with translation MKKLIRAKDVEEAVGKGVKEIPVMSNTIITPSAKDIAQASGVEFVTQTPQTNQIANSKSSNSSQNGLDSEMVYNVLKTLMEKGMLEELMNSLPVPSKFISESADGLKVIRGNSVKYDNVKTNCPNSQVYSQELIKKDDSQLRAGLLKIEQSKYDPEIAQQEINYVIEGTVTTTINGKSLVANPGDVIYIPSNSKITRESDKVKLLYVTYPASKY, from the coding sequence ATGAAAAAACTGATTCGCGCTAAAGATGTGGAAGAAGCTGTGGGCAAAGGTGTCAAGGAAATCCCAGTAATGTCTAACACAATAATAACACCTTCCGCTAAAGACATAGCTCAAGCCAGTGGGGTTGAATTTGTGACACAAACACCTCAAACCAACCAAATTGCAAACAGTAAATCATCAAATTCCAGCCAAAATGGATTAGACAGTGAAATGGTGTACAACGTACTCAAGACGCTGATGGAAAAAGGAATGTTAGAGGAGTTAATGAACTCCCTTCCCGTTCCTAGCAAGTTCATCTCAGAAAGTGCCGACGGTCTTAAAGTAATTCGTGGCAACTCAGTAAAATATGATAATGTAAAAACTAATTGTCCCAACTCACAGGTGTATAGCCAGGAGCTAATCAAAAAAGATGATTCTCAGTTAAGAGCAGGTCTTTTAAAGATTGAACAATCCAAGTATGACCCAGAAATAGCACAACAGGAAATTAACTACGTTATCGAAGGAACCGTAACAACAACTATTAACGGCAAATCGCTAGTAGCAAATCCCGGTGATGTAATTTATATCCCATCTAACTCAAAAATTACTAGAGAATCTGATAAAGTAAAGCTACTTTATGTCACCTACCCTGCTAGTAAATACTAG
- the cutD gene encoding choline TMA-lyase-activating enzyme, producing MLNYNATTNDEKAWIFNIQKYNMYDGPGIRTLVFFKGCPLRCKWCSNPEGLEQKYQILYKRDLCKNCGACVSACPVGIHSINKAGKHEINRSIECIGCRKCMDSCIEEAISVVGERKTVKELLQIVEEDEAFYTISGGGVTLGGGEALMQPELAYELLKTCKQEGINTAIETCGHTKHESIMKVAEFTDLFLYDLKHIDSDKHYQYTNVKNEVILKNLKSLLGNGYNVKIRMPLLKDVNDSEAEIKEVIDFLMPYRDFKNFKGIDLLPYHKMGVNKYKQLDKEYQIKGELALSEIELEKLESLISRYDFPVSIIRH from the coding sequence ATGCTTAACTACAACGCTACTACCAATGATGAAAAGGCATGGATTTTTAATATACAAAAGTACAATATGTATGATGGTCCTGGTATTAGGACATTGGTGTTTTTTAAAGGCTGTCCTTTGCGTTGCAAATGGTGCTCCAATCCCGAGGGGTTAGAACAAAAATATCAAATCTTGTACAAAAGAGATTTGTGTAAAAACTGTGGTGCTTGTGTTTCTGCCTGTCCCGTTGGAATTCACTCTATCAATAAAGCAGGAAAACACGAAATAAATCGCAGTATTGAATGCATAGGCTGTCGTAAATGTATGGACAGTTGCATAGAAGAAGCTATCTCTGTAGTGGGAGAAAGAAAGACTGTAAAAGAACTTTTACAAATTGTAGAAGAAGACGAAGCATTTTACACCATTTCTGGGGGAGGCGTCACCTTAGGCGGTGGCGAGGCTCTTATGCAACCAGAACTTGCTTATGAACTTTTAAAGACCTGTAAACAAGAGGGAATCAATACAGCTATTGAAACCTGTGGTCATACAAAACATGAATCAATTATGAAAGTTGCAGAATTTACTGATCTTTTTCTTTATGACCTAAAGCATATTGATTCAGATAAACATTACCAATACACAAATGTAAAAAACGAAGTTATTTTGAAAAATCTAAAATCTCTTTTAGGCAATGGTTACAATGTAAAAATAAGAATGCCACTTTTAAAAGATGTTAATGATAGTGAAGCTGAAATAAAAGAAGTAATAGACTTTCTAATGCCCTACCGTGACTTTAAAAACTTTAAAGGGATAGATCTACTTCCCTATCACAAAATGGGTGTTAATAAATATAAGCAACTGGATAAAGAGTATCAGATAAAAGGGGAGTTAGCGCTGAGTGAAATAGAACTCGAAAAATTAGAGTCTCTAATTAGTAGATATGACTTTCCAGTATCAATAATAAGGCATTAG
- a CDS encoding EutP/PduV family microcompartment system protein — MRKKRIMVVGPRRSGKTTLVNALNNYEGPLRRTQDVIYGEKTIDVPSSYIENPRMYKYIIAMSQDASHLLLLIDQSKCQNIYSPGFAKPFKCPVIGVVTKSGLQPENESLCYKQFEQIGVEKPYFKISSPQCKGIKELKEHLCKQGKKR, encoded by the coding sequence ATGAGAAAAAAAAGAATCATGGTAGTAGGTCCTAGGAGAAGTGGCAAAACTACTCTAGTCAATGCCTTAAATAACTATGAAGGACCGCTACGCAGAACTCAAGATGTAATTTATGGAGAAAAAACAATAGATGTCCCCAGCTCTTATATTGAAAATCCAAGAATGTATAAATATATAATCGCCATGTCCCAAGACGCTTCTCATCTCTTGCTGTTAATAGACCAGTCTAAATGTCAAAATATATACTCACCTGGCTTTGCCAAACCTTTTAAATGTCCTGTAATTGGTGTAGTAACAAAAAGTGGTTTGCAGCCTGAAAATGAAAGCCTATGTTACAAGCAGTTTGAGCAGATAGGCGTGGAAAAACCCTATTTTAAAATTAGCTCTCCACAGTGTAAGGGTATTAAAGAGTTGAAAGAACACTTGTGCAAACAAGGAAAGAAAAGGTGA
- a CDS encoding BMC domain-containing protein, translating to MQALGFIETKGLIMAVESADAMVKAANVNLVEKNYVGGGLVYIAVAGDVGAVKAAVEAGVAAIEKIDRSLLISHHVIPRHHQELSNIIATAKEKPKPKSVEEPKTVKIEQKKPEEVAKFEGKKAKPKAKESEKKSVTPELKLDKLNKATVDKAVSDHGKEKTLKALAKVKVSELRKLAREYKDFGIIGRNISKANKNVLTKEFKKYYSK from the coding sequence ATGCAGGCACTTGGATTTATCGAGACAAAAGGACTTATTATGGCTGTAGAAAGTGCAGATGCCATGGTAAAAGCGGCAAATGTAAACTTAGTAGAAAAAAACTACGTTGGGGGAGGGCTTGTATATATCGCAGTAGCTGGTGATGTTGGCGCAGTTAAGGCTGCCGTTGAAGCCGGAGTTGCAGCTATTGAAAAAATAGATAGAAGCTTACTCATCTCTCATCATGTAATTCCTCGTCACCATCAAGAATTAAGCAATATAATTGCTACAGCAAAGGAAAAACCAAAACCAAAAAGCGTTGAAGAACCTAAAACTGTTAAAATAGAACAAAAAAAGCCGGAAGAAGTGGCAAAGTTTGAAGGGAAAAAAGCAAAGCCAAAGGCTAAAGAGTCTGAGAAAAAATCAGTAACCCCAGAGTTGAAGTTGGACAAATTAAATAAAGCTACAGTAGACAAAGCAGTATCAGACCACGGCAAAGAAAAAACTTTAAAAGCCCTAGCAAAAGTCAAAGTCTCAGAGCTTAGAAAGCTAGCTAGAGAATATAAAGATTTTGGAATTATAGGCAGAAATATATCCAAAGCAAATAAAAATGTTTTGACAAAGGAATTCAAAAAATACTATAGCAAATAG